The window GCGCGTGAATTCATTTCTCAGAGCACGGAGCTTTGACATGTTCAGACACTTTTGGTATAAGCGACCCATTTCACTCAGTGCTGTCGGAGGCTCTGCGCTCTGTAAATGGAGTAGAAGTACCATTGAGACTAATTaggttaaaacaaaaatgggaTTTCTAATTGAAGATATCAGTCACATTCATGTTCttagaaatctttttttttcttgatttgttcCTCTttaactaacaaaaaaaaaggatacGTCAGCTTTGAGTTTTGCCCATTTTATGTTTCTTGTCACCAGACCAACTCCCACATTTGCACAGTGATTTCCTTGCATTTGAGATCCCAGTCTGGAATGCCTATGGTTCAAGCTATTGTGGTAAAATATCAACAATGGCTTTGTCTATGTTTCTGTATCAATGTGCGACTGTTCTGATACACAATGGGGaagcttcattttcaaaattctCTATGAAGGTCCCACTGATATTATTTCAAAGgattcatttatatatatatatatatatatataaacttcTTCCAGCCTCAAAATGAATGGAGAACTATTCAAAGACAATGCAGCGATAATAGCGTGAGAAGGACAtagttctttttttatatatatattttaaaaatagatctGATCTGTTCTCAGTTAAGATAAAGTCACAATGGGCAAGTTTTCTccaaacacatcacagacagaTTTGCCAAAACCTCATGTTggctacacacatacacacacacacacacacacacacacacacacacacacacttccacagtAATTTCTAAAATGTTGGGGttgaaataaattcaaatttgcTCAGGGAGGACTTTGACTGCATTGAGGAAGAAGCAACCCCAAGAATTCAAATTCTTTGATTTGTAATAATTCAGAAATCACAGTGAAGTACTTCCAGgacataaaaagcaaaacatgagtgcagaaaaaacaaactcacacttatttatgtttttgttttaaccgtgcttgtctgttttgtatttctttctaatctgtcattttgtgtttactgtaagAGCAATACGTCAGGCTGGCAATGCATATTAGCATTTTGTTTGGGGAAAGCACAACTGCATCATGTGTTTAGTCAGAATGTACTCATAACAAAgtgtaaacaaaatgatttatgtCCTTTAGAGTATCCAAAGTGTGACTAAAGGTTTGAGAAGACGCAAAGCAAGGTAATTTAATGTTCTAATTTCATATTCTAATATTAATAATAAGTTGAGTGCTATCTGGTTAACCAAAGTAATGTACGCATAAAATGAGCAAAAGCTATTAATGATTAAATCCCCTGTACACAATCTGATTCATAATACTATTTTGTTTGGTCAGTCAAACATCATTGTGTTCTAACATAATTCAATCAACGTATGAAACAGACATTGCTATTTAGAAAATGCATCATCTATTAGTAGTTTTTCAAAGGGCTAAATCTTTAAATAGTACCATGAGTAATTGTACATCACCACTTCAATATTTTTGTTCTACAGTAGGGACATTCTGTTTTACTAGGTGCACAGTTCTCACATAGTACATAATGTTGGCAAGGCTGCAGAACAATGCAACGATCATGCTTTTGGCAAACTATACATTTCTTTGACTGAAGCTGATATATTACCTGTTGGGGAAGAAAAGAATGAGTATCAGCTGCATCTTATAAAAATACAGTTCATGCAGACTTTTCAAATGAGCATGCTTGATGACTGAACGTAGATCTGAATGCTAGCCTGATGAAGCGTTTTAAATCTATGTACATGCTacaaatgaaatgctgtgtgtgATCTAGTCTTTCTTACCCCATCTATAAGGTCTAGGTCATTACGCAGCTGACTCTGGATGGAGTGAAGCTTTGACAAGGGGAGCTGGTCCAGCTCTCCGTAGCTACGTAGAAGAGGTGTTCCAGGGGTGCGACAAAGCACATCAAAGTCCCCTTGGAGCTCTTTCAGCTTGCGCTCCGTTTCCTCCCATTTCTGTTCTGCCAGCTGCCGCTCCGCCTCGGCCGTTTTCGCTTGTTCCTTTGCTTCATGAGCGTCTTTCTGGCAAGCTTCACAGGCCTGGAACAAAGTTGAGTcttgtgattaaaaacaaaacaaaaacttcaaaagaTATATCGCTGCGATACACTAATGACATGTACTGCAACGAGAACTCATTTATAACACTGACCTGTTTGACCTGGTGCCAGGCCTCCTCCCACTGTTTGATCTTCTTCTTGGCTTCGTCCAGTTCTCTAAAGAGGCGAGCCAGATCAGCACTGCTGGCTGCGGAGGACAGGCTGCTGAAAACTGGAGATGGACTCGGTGAAAAGCTGCCACTTAGAAAGTCCCAAATGCTGCTAGCCCCTCCATTCAGGCCTAAGTAAGCGATGTGTTCAAATTACAAGACCGAGAATAAAAGTAGAGTAAAGTTAGTCAGGGCTCTGCGTATAACTGGAAAATGTCACTTAGAGACATCCGAAAGtatttttattaacatataAGGCACTGAGAATAAAATCTGAAGTCAAATCTGTCCAAGCTGACTTGGAACTAAATGTCAGATCAGCTTACCCAAAGAGttctgggaggaggaggtgggcgTCCCCAGGAGGCCGTGCTCTTGCTTGGCTAACATGTTTGAAGGTTGATTTTGCTGTGATACCGCCCCAGACAGCAGGGACTGCGACAGAGACTGGGAGAGGGAGCTGAGCGGCGAGGTGGAGAGGGATGATGAGGAATTGAAAGAGGACGATCGAGCCAGAGAGCCGGGAATGTTAACTGGAGCGGATCCACCGAGGACCTTTTGACCTGTGGGGATAAAGCAAACACGGTTGCTGCTTTGAAGATAATTTACAAGCACATTATGACAAGACCACTTGTTATCAACGGTTAAACAACTGAAAGTGCATTAACAAACTTGGTGTCCTTACTTGCCAATCCTACACTGTTGTCTTGCTCCTCTAACTCCTTATCAAGAGATGCAACATTAATGTCACTAAAGTTGAGGTCCAGAGCAGACCCTGATGGCGAAGAGAACACATTCGGTTGACATTTGACAACAAAATACAGAGTGGCAGTAGTCATCTCAAAAGGCTCAGGCTGACCACATATACACATACCTATGACAGACTCCACTGTGTTGCTCCCTGGGTAGAAAGGAGTGGCTTTTGCATTCATTGTGGATAAGGTGGTGGGTGAAGAACTTTCTGAGCCGATACTAGAGGCCAAGCTGGATGTTATACTGGAGGTAAAACTCGATGCCAAAGGGTTCACCGCTGAGAATacagtgttttgtgtctttggggggggggggggggggggggaacaaacaaacacacagataatgtTTATTTCATTCCCAGGGTTGAGAATTACAATTTAGGCtcttaaagtaaataaatacattataataTTATGTGCTATTCTCAAGCTATTACCAGAAAGTAACCAATTTAAACCCAAACCTGTTTTTCTTGGTCCATCAATTTCTGATCCACCTGCCCCTTATTCTTTAtctaaaaacaatcaaataacACAGAAATAGCACTCATTTCAGTCACAAAACTCTACACTTTGCTGCTAATTTCAATTGAAAAGGCGGTTTTACATTGCAATTAGCCAAAGGCTGACAAGGATAAAAGAGCTTATTTAAACACAAAGAATATGGCCTCAACATTATTTACTTTCCGCTGATGGAGCTGAGCCGGTGGCATGCTCTGAAGTAGCATTAAATACTGACAGTGTCCAGGAGTATAGCGATAACAGTCCAGTGATTTACATCTCGCTCAGAATTTGTGGTGTGAACTGATCATCTAATTCGACTCTGCCTGCCACTCATAGCTCTAGGAATGATTGAAATATCTCATCTTTGATCGCAGAACATCTGGAGCAATAGAGACAGAAACAATTTACTGAGTGGGCGGCATTCTTCTGTAATTACAACATCAAAAAGCTAAAGTGGGAGTTTTTCCCAGTCTTTTTGTTGCGTgtgtcccaacttgtttgaaatgtgttgctagCACCAAATTCAGAATTGCTTTTTCAAAACTCAATGAAAGTTATtaagttaaaatgttaaatttctTGCCTTTGTATTGTTTGGTATggagtatatgtcaaaaaggattcGCAAATGATcaacttctgttttatttttttcagactCGGGGCTCCACAAATAATCCTAGTTGTGTTTCcagtatgaaaatatttttagctAGTCGCATTGTAAGCTTGGCAGAATTCACAGAAAATGCAATATCGATTATGAATATtactcagaaaataaaatctaaacaaGGCATCCAGGTATAAACTACTCATCAAGCGATAAGATACTACTGATACTATTTTTTCTAAGAACCAACAAACGGCAAAGTACTGCGTAGAAACAATGCAATTCAAGGGGAAAAGACttaaagtgacaaaatgaaaatggcacagaaaataatgaatgagaaataaatcaaacagtggttcaaaatgaatgacagtGAGAGATTACACTGTGTAAAGCCCTAAATTGTCTTAGTGTTAAATGGTTCCTGAATCTAAAGAGAGTCTGTGTACCTGATCCTCACGTTCAAAGCCCGGAGCTTTGGGATAGTTAGATGTCAGAGATGAGACACTGGATGTGGTGGACTCTGAACATAAACTACTATTAGGTATGGATTTGGGCCTGTTGATGGATCCCACTGGGGATAACAAACTGTCGCTTCCTGAGCTTGGAGTTACAGTTGAGCTATTAGAACATGAGACCTGAGAAAGAGAAGTGCACATGATCTTAATAAAATGATGAccaaaatagataaataaaataaacaaataaaacattttttatttattctattctGAATAAACAATAAAGGTGGTCTATCTTAGACTGAGaatgaaacaacaaatgaagaCTGGCTGTTTTTACTGAATTACTAAAGTGTCTCTGTTCttgtaaaacaatgaaataatgaaatgcaaaataggaaaatagtaataatgaaaaaataaaaacaaaacatgccgacagaaaaatgagaatggggtaaaaaaaataaaaaataaaaataaaaaaaatgccagatTTGCATCAGCTAAATTCTGATTTAGGAAGCTACAAAAGGAGGAATCCATAAAATTTTAAGACACATCTCTCTGGTCGGCTCAATTCAGATCAGTGACCTATGGAAGGACTACGGCAACAAAGGAAACATACACTTCCTACTTGTCCGTTGCTACTGGTTGCGTTGGTGGTGGAGTTGCCTCCACTGTTCCACTCACTGACTGAACACTCTGAATACTGCTGAGAACCCAGCTGGGCCTGCGAACTTGACTGTATCACTGTTAGCAAGGAGCTCATGGTCTCTTCTGTAGAGGGAATTCCTAAAAGgatcaaaataaatattaaatcttCGAACACTGTGAAAACAACCAGGATGCCAACTTGGGAGAACAAATGGAAAAGGTTCTCACAAGTATAGATATATAAAATCTGACTCCAAAAGTACTACAAATATCatctatttgtatttttctaccCGAGTACCCAAGTAGTATTTGAACAAACTTTCACTTACTTTCTACATGTGCAAATGCACAAAACGGTCCTCTGGGGCAGTATCCAGTTTGTCGCATATCATTGCATTTGGTAGATTTGTAGATcttagagaaaaacaagcaaatcacAAGTTTGAATGTCAAAAAATTCATGAATAAAATCTCCTATACCCTATAAGTTATATTCAGTAGGGTTTTTTTTAGTAGCTAATCTGTTTTCTGGATATTTTAAAGGCTTAATACCATCATTAAATTTGTTAGGTTCTCAAACTTCATTGTACTTGGCAGTGCTGATGATTAGACTTTACATAAAATGTTTACTCTGTCAGTTTGGGGATGCAATGAATATCTGCTGCATGTGTCCAAGTCCAGCCCACAATGATagagctcatttaaaaaaattaggATAACAATGATAATCAGTCACTACACATTAATGATAAAAACTATGACCTCTTCCTCActtgttcattttcagaaaaacaaaactgactcaCCTCGGGGTGAAATTGCTGTTCAGTGCGAGAATGACAATACTGGCAGCCGTCTCCACTTTCACACTTTGAGGGCTCGCCCCATTCATCCCCATGTTTCACATTAGGGCAAGGAGTTGACCTGTAATCAGAGACAGAACCTTCAACCTGCTGCAATTACACAACTTAATACCATCAGCACTTTTCACTGAGTCATCATTTACCTATATTTGAACTTTCTAGGATTTCGTCTTCGATCTCTACTGTTGTGGTAGTGAGGGCAAGCATAGCCCTGTCTGCATAGTCTTGGCGGCTTAGTACACTGATCTGTTTTATAGTTGGCTAAAACAAAGTTGGtatctgtggaaaaaaatgcaaaaaatgttgGCGTCATTTTCCCTTTTAGTTTGGAGGACATCAAGAAGCGTGTTATTTGGCGTTGCCTGAGCCCCATGTGATCACAGTGATGGGCTACTCACCTTGCCACCGAGGGTCTTCTGTCAGAGTTTTCTCAATCATGGCTTGACTGGCTAATACACCAGGCTGCAGATCAGGAATACCTTCCCCAGATCCCAGCTGTCCATTCTGGAGTGCCTCTTGTGCTTGGATCTCTCTGTGCACACaaaatttctgtcatttttagctCTGACTCATCAAAAAGgtaaaagaatatatatatatatatattagggAGAACAGAATTTCATTGTACTGATAAAacttattctgattctgatctgaagAGAGGTGATAAGAGTAAACATGAGCCCCTTTGTTTAGTCCTGGTGTCAGCTGGACTCTCTCAGACTCTTCCAACAGCACAGAGttcaaaaaaacatgtttatttagTATCAGCTGTTT of the Scatophagus argus isolate fScaArg1 chromosome 16, fScaArg1.pri, whole genome shotgun sequence genome contains:
- the unkl gene encoding putative E3 ubiquitin-protein ligase UNKL isoform X1; translated protein: MPSVSKTAANASPQTEKPTHYTYLKEFRTEQCPLFLQHKCTQHRPFTCFNWHFLNQRRRRPIRRRDGTFNYSPDVYCTKYDETTGICPDGDDCPYLHRTTGDTERKYHLRYYKTGTCIHETDARGHCVKNGLHCAFAHGPHDLRPPVYDIREIQAQEALQNGQLGSGEGIPDLQPGVLASQAMIEKTLTEDPRWQDTNFVLANYKTDQCTKPPRLCRQGYACPHYHNSRDRRRNPRKFKYRSTPCPNVKHGDEWGEPSKCESGDGCQYCHSRTEQQFHPEIYKSTKCNDMRQTGYCPRGPFCAFAHVERIPSTEETMSSLLTVIQSSSQAQLGSQQYSECSVSEWNSGGNSTTNATSSNGQVGSVSCSNSSTVTPSSGSDSLLSPVGSINRPKSIPNSSLCSESTTSSVSSLTSNYPKAPGFEREDQIKNKGQVDQKLMDQEKQTQNTVFSAVNPLASSFTSSITSSLASSIGSESSSPTTLSTMNAKATPFYPGSNTVESVIGSALDLNFSDINVASLDKELEEQDNSVGLASQKVLGGSAPVNIPGSLARSSSFNSSSSLSTSPLSSLSQSLSQSLLSGAVSQQNQPSNMLAKQEHGLLGTPTSSSQNSLGLNGGASSIWDFLSGSFSPSPSPVFSSLSSAASSADLARLFRELDEAKKKIKQWEEAWHQVKQACEACQKDAHEAKEQAKTAEAERQLAEQKWEETERKLKELQGDFDVLCRTPGTPLLRSYGELDQLPLSKLHSIQSQLRNDLDLIDGVIYQLQSKKCIVCQKHDRCIVLQPCQHYVLCENCAPSKTECPYCRTKILKW
- the unkl gene encoding putative E3 ubiquitin-protein ligase UNKL isoform X2 translates to MPSVSKTAANASPQTEKPTHYTYLKEFRTEQCPLFLQHKCTQHRPFTCFNWHFLNQRRRRPIRRRDGTFNYSPDVYCTKYDETTGICPDGDDCPYLHRTTGDTERKYHLRYYKTGTCIHETDARGHCVKNGLHCAFAHGPHDLRPPVYDIREIQAQEALQNGQLGSGEGIPDLQPGVLASQAMIEKTLTEDPRWQDTNFVLANYKTDQCTKPPRLCRQGYACPHYHNSRDRRRNPRKFKYRSTPCPNVKHGDEWGEPSKCESGDGCQYCHSRTEQQFHPEIYKSTKCNDMRQTGYCPRGPFCAFAHVERIPSTEETMSSLLTVIQSSSQAQLGSQQYSECSVSEWNSGGNSTTNATSSNGQVGSVSCSNSSTVTPSSGSDSLLSPVGSINRPKSIPNSSLCSESTTSSVSSLTSNYPKAPGFEREDQIKNKGQVDQKLMDQEKQTQNTVFSAVNPLASSFTSSITSSLASSIGSESSSPTTLSTMNAKATPFYPGSNTVESVIGSALDLNFSDINVASLDKELEEQDNSVGLASQKVLGGSAPVNIPGSLARSSSFNSSSSLSTSPLSSLSQSLSQSLLSGAVSQQNQPSNMLAKQEHGLLGTPTSSSQNSLVFSSLSSAASSADLARLFRELDEAKKKIKQWEEAWHQVKQACEACQKDAHEAKEQAKTAEAERQLAEQKWEETERKLKELQGDFDVLCRTPGTPLLRSYGELDQLPLSKLHSIQSQLRNDLDLIDGVIYQLQSKKCIVCQKHDRCIVLQPCQHYVLCENCAPSKTECPYCRTKILKW
- the unkl gene encoding putative E3 ubiquitin-protein ligase UNKL isoform X3, producing MPSVSKTAANASPQTEKPTHYTYLKEFRTEQCPLFLQHKCTQHRPFTCFNWHFLNQRRRRPIRRRDGTFNYSPDVYCTKYDETTGICPDGDDCPYLHRTTGDTERKYHLRYYKTGTCIHETDARGHCVKNGLHCAFAHGPHDLRPPVYDIREIQAQEALQNGQLGSGEGIPDLQPGVLASQAMIEKTLTEDPRWQDTNFVLANYKTDQCTKPPRLCRQGYACPHYHNSRDRRRNPRKFKYRSTPCPNVKHGDEWGEPSKCESGDGCQYCHSRTEQQFHPEIYKSTKCNDMRQTGYCPRGPFCAFAHVERIPSTEETMSSLLTVIQSSSQAQLGSQQYSECSVSEWNSGGNSTTNATSSNGQVGSIKNKGQVDQKLMDQEKQTQNTVFSAVNPLASSFTSSITSSLASSIGSESSSPTTLSTMNAKATPFYPGSNTVESVIGSALDLNFSDINVASLDKELEEQDNSVGLASQKVLGGSAPVNIPGSLARSSSFNSSSSLSTSPLSSLSQSLSQSLLSGAVSQQNQPSNMLAKQEHGLLGTPTSSSQNSLGLNGGASSIWDFLSGSFSPSPSPVFSSLSSAASSADLARLFRELDEAKKKIKQWEEAWHQVKQACEACQKDAHEAKEQAKTAEAERQLAEQKWEETERKLKELQGDFDVLCRTPGTPLLRSYGELDQLPLSKLHSIQSQLRNDLDLIDGVIYQLQSKKCIVCQKHDRCIVLQPCQHYVLCENCAPSKTECPYCRTKILKW